The following are from one region of the Actinoplanes sp. L3-i22 genome:
- a CDS encoding LacI family DNA-binding transcriptional regulator — translation MAGGLIGLVLTGSAARLGVEPFFMELIAGMEEALAPAGSTVLLLVVPDLAAELATYRRWADDRTVAAVVVVNLVHDDVRPAHVAGLGLPAVLAGRHPGPFARVVTDDAGAMTTAIETLSALGHRVVGRVSGPADLLHTAERTSAIRAAAGRRGVAVTIVEGDYSAEGGVRGLRELLASSPAPTAIVFDNDVMAVAAEQELIRSGVPVPARVSLLACDDSPLCELAVPPLSALSTDVHEHGLTLGRAVLGVLRGEPGREHPGPLISIRRRESTGPAPA, via the coding sequence GTGGCCGGCGGGCTGATCGGGCTGGTGCTGACCGGCAGCGCCGCCCGGCTCGGGGTGGAGCCGTTCTTCATGGAGCTGATCGCCGGCATGGAGGAGGCGCTCGCCCCGGCCGGGTCGACGGTGCTGCTGCTGGTGGTGCCGGACCTGGCGGCCGAGCTGGCCACCTACCGCCGCTGGGCGGACGACCGGACGGTGGCCGCGGTGGTGGTGGTCAACCTGGTCCACGACGACGTGCGGCCGGCGCACGTGGCCGGGCTCGGCCTGCCCGCGGTCCTGGCCGGCCGGCACCCGGGGCCGTTCGCCAGGGTGGTGACCGACGACGCCGGGGCGATGACCACCGCGATCGAGACGCTCAGCGCGCTCGGGCACCGGGTGGTCGGGCGGGTCAGCGGCCCGGCCGACCTGCTGCACACCGCCGAGCGGACCAGCGCGATCCGGGCGGCGGCCGGTCGGCGCGGGGTGGCCGTCACGATCGTCGAGGGGGACTACAGCGCGGAGGGCGGCGTCCGCGGCCTGCGGGAGCTGCTGGCGTCGTCCCCGGCGCCGACCGCGATCGTCTTCGACAACGACGTGATGGCGGTCGCCGCCGAGCAGGAGCTGATCCGCTCCGGCGTGCCCGTCCCGGCCCGGGTCAGCCTGCTGGCCTGCGACGACTCGCCGCTGTGCGAGCTGGCCGTGCCGCCGCTGTCGGCACTCAGCACCGACGTCCACGAGCACGGGCTGACGCTGGGCCGGGCGGTCCTCGGGGTGCTCCGCGGCGAGCCGGGCCGTGAGCATCCGGGCCCGCTGATCAGCATCCGCCGCCGGGAGAGCACCGGCCCGGCCCCGGCCTGA
- a CDS encoding glycoside hydrolase family 2 protein, producing MIRTELHTGWTVRAAGGPVPAEIAAETVPATVPGTVHTDLLDAELIPDPYLGENEAALVWFHRAAWRYATTLDASPAAEGERVDLVFDGLDTVATVTLGGVELGRTANMHRSYRFDVRERLRGGAVPLEVRFDPALEYAEEVQKVIGERPRPYPHPFNAVRKMACSFGWDWGPDLQTAGIWKPVRLERWRVARLASVRPLATLDPDGTGRLVVHVDVERAADAELIAEVRLDDHVSQIVLRPGEISGMTEISVPDAPVWWPIGYGDQPLAEVSVILRDNSDTLDSFAARVGFRTITVDETPDEIGSAFTFLVNGQPIFIRGLNWIPEDHLLTRLDRGRYQAAIERAIDANTNLLRVWGGGIYESDDFYDVCDERGILVWQDFPLACAAYAEEEPIRSEILAEARENVGRLAPHASLALWNGGNENIWGHEDWDWKPALHDLTWGAGYYYELFPALLAELDPTRAYHPGSPSSPGHDPSDVHPNDDRHGTRHEWEAWNREDYTYHANFLPRFCSEFGWQAPATWSTLRESLAPEDFDQESPAFLLHQKAAGGNDKLNAGMARHLRVPEDFEDWHWAAQLNQARATAYAIAHLRGHAPRTMGSILWQLNDCWPVTSWAVVDGAGRRKPAWYALRRAYAPRLLTLRFDREAGSLVAVNDAPSAWRGTARLRRIDFDGTEVAGAEITVDVPPRSTGVIALGADLCTAGDVTREVLVADLDGLRATRLFAEDFDLAYDPGALSADISPVEGGYSITVTATSFARDVALLPDKIDPSAVVDDALVDLLPGESHTFRVTTNWADGPAFALPAVLRSANTLAAEG from the coding sequence ATGATCAGAACCGAGCTGCACACCGGCTGGACCGTGCGCGCCGCCGGTGGCCCGGTGCCCGCGGAGATCGCCGCCGAGACGGTGCCGGCGACCGTGCCCGGGACGGTGCACACCGACCTGCTCGACGCCGAGCTGATCCCGGACCCGTACCTCGGCGAGAACGAGGCGGCCCTGGTCTGGTTCCACCGGGCGGCCTGGCGCTACGCGACCACGCTCGACGCGTCGCCGGCGGCCGAGGGGGAGCGGGTCGACCTGGTCTTCGACGGGCTGGACACGGTGGCGACGGTGACGCTGGGCGGCGTCGAGCTGGGCCGGACCGCGAACATGCACCGGAGCTACCGGTTCGACGTGCGGGAGCGGCTGCGGGGCGGGGCGGTTCCGCTGGAGGTGCGGTTCGATCCGGCCCTGGAGTACGCGGAGGAGGTGCAGAAGGTGATCGGGGAGCGGCCCCGGCCCTATCCGCACCCGTTCAACGCCGTACGCAAAATGGCTTGTTCTTTTGGTTGGGATTGGGGTCCTGACCTGCAGACCGCGGGCATCTGGAAGCCGGTGCGGCTGGAGCGCTGGCGGGTGGCGCGGCTGGCGTCGGTGCGGCCGCTGGCCACGCTGGATCCGGATGGGACGGGTCGGCTCGTCGTGCACGTCGACGTGGAGCGGGCCGCGGATGCCGAGCTCATCGCCGAGGTACGACTCGATGATCACGTCTCGCAGATCGTGCTGCGGCCGGGGGAAATTTCGGGCATGACCGAAATTTCGGTTCCGGATGCTCCGGTGTGGTGGCCGATCGGTTATGGCGACCAGCCGCTGGCTGAGGTCAGCGTGATCTTGCGGGACAACTCCGACACGCTCGATTCGTTCGCGGCCCGCGTCGGCTTCCGGACGATCACCGTGGACGAGACGCCCGACGAGATCGGCAGCGCCTTCACCTTCCTGGTCAACGGGCAGCCGATCTTCATCCGCGGCCTCAACTGGATCCCCGAGGACCACCTGCTCACCCGGCTCGACCGGGGCCGCTACCAGGCCGCGATCGAGCGCGCGATCGACGCCAACACCAACCTGCTCCGGGTCTGGGGCGGCGGCATCTACGAGAGCGACGACTTCTACGACGTCTGCGACGAGCGCGGCATCCTGGTCTGGCAGGACTTCCCGCTCGCGTGCGCGGCCTACGCCGAGGAGGAGCCGATCCGCTCGGAGATCCTCGCCGAGGCCCGGGAGAACGTCGGCCGGCTCGCCCCGCACGCGTCGCTCGCGCTGTGGAACGGCGGCAACGAGAACATCTGGGGCCACGAGGACTGGGACTGGAAGCCCGCGCTGCACGACCTGACCTGGGGCGCCGGCTACTACTACGAGCTGTTCCCGGCGCTGCTCGCGGAGCTCGACCCGACCCGCGCCTACCACCCCGGCAGCCCGTCCAGCCCCGGCCACGACCCGTCCGACGTGCATCCCAACGACGATCGGCACGGCACCCGGCACGAGTGGGAGGCGTGGAACCGGGAGGACTACACGTACCACGCGAACTTCCTGCCCCGGTTCTGCTCCGAGTTCGGCTGGCAGGCGCCGGCCACCTGGTCGACGCTGCGGGAGTCGCTCGCGCCGGAGGACTTCGACCAGGAGTCGCCGGCCTTCCTGCTGCACCAGAAGGCGGCCGGCGGCAACGACAAGCTGAACGCCGGGATGGCCCGCCACCTGCGGGTGCCCGAGGATTTCGAGGACTGGCACTGGGCCGCTCAGCTCAACCAGGCGCGGGCCACGGCGTACGCGATCGCGCACCTGCGCGGCCACGCGCCGCGGACCATGGGCAGCATCCTCTGGCAGCTCAACGACTGCTGGCCGGTCACCTCGTGGGCGGTCGTCGACGGCGCCGGGCGGCGCAAACCGGCCTGGTACGCGCTGCGGCGGGCCTACGCGCCGCGCCTGCTGACCCTGCGGTTCGATCGCGAGGCGGGCAGCCTGGTCGCGGTCAACGACGCGCCTTCCGCATGGCGCGGCACGGCCCGGCTCCGCCGGATCGATTTCGACGGTACGGAGGTGGCCGGCGCCGAGATCACCGTGGACGTCCCGCCGCGATCGACCGGCGTGATCGCCCTCGGCGCGGACCTGTGCACCGCCGGCGACGTGACCCGGGAGGTGCTGGTCGCCGACCTCGACGGGCTGCGCGCCACGCGTCTGTTCGCCGAGGACTTCGATCTCGCGTACGACCCGGGGGCGCTCAGCGCGGACATCAGCCCCGTCGAGGGCGGATACTCCATCACCGTGACCGCCACCTCGTTCGCGCGCGACGTCGCCCTGCTGCCCGACAAGATCGATCCCTCGGCGGTCGTCGACGACGCGCTCGTCGACCTGCTTCCGGGTGAGAGCCACACCTTCCGGGTGACCACGAACTGGGCGGATGGCCCGGCGTTCGCGCTGCCCGCGGTGCTGCGCTCGGCGAACACGCTCGCGGCCGAGGGCTGA